Within the Miscanthus floridulus cultivar M001 chromosome 2, ASM1932011v1, whole genome shotgun sequence genome, the region GACAGCCGCTGTCGCTGCTCATGAAGATGAATCCTCTCTTGTCCGTGCTGCACCTTTACGACGTCGTCAACACGCCCGGGGTCACCGCCGATATCAGCCACATGGACACCAGCGCTGTGGTAACGTTTTCTCCCCCTCCCTGGTGCTTCGCACTCGATCCGTGGTACTGTACTTTCGGGAGTGATGGCTACAACCTCTGTGATGCTGCTATACAATCAGCAAGACAGCAGGGTTTGATTGTTCTATGTGCCAACTGATGGATTTGGCAGGTTAGGCACTTAGTTAATTGATTTGTCACAATAGGCACCCAATTGATCAACTCTGCGGCTTTTTAGTTTTCTACTAGTTGGATTCACCAGCTCGTTATGTTATTATTATGTTACTTGTTATTGTGAATCATTATGTTTCGCTGATTGTAGTTGTTAGGCTACTGATGTTTTCAGAACACCGTTCACAACATTGTTGTTGTACTTAAAAAGAAAACCAACTAGAACTTCTGTTTATAATTATGTTACACATGCCAATTGAGTATATAGTTCAGGTCTTGGTGTCTGTAATGCCTAAAAGAAACAGAGCACAAAGAAAAGGGAAAAAAGATACAATTACTCTCTGGAgtttgaaaagaaaaagaaaatagtgtCATAGTACCTAGGTGCAAAAAATGTATTTGAACTCCAATATTTTTCAAACAGCTTAAATTGATTATACACTGTTTCCTTGGCCAAAATTACCTAGGTGCAAAAAACTTCAAATGTGAACATCCACTTAGTCCAGATAATAACTCTGGTAAAACTTCTTTTCAGGTCCGTGGCTTCCTTGGGGCACAGCAGCTTGATGCAGCACTTACAGGAATGGACCTTGTAATCATACCCGCTGGTCTGCCTAGGAAACCAGGAATGACAAGGGATGATTTATTCAACAAAAATGCTGGGATTGTTCGGACACTTTGTGAAGGCATTGCAAGATGCTGTCCTTATGCAATTGTGAATTTAATCAGCAACCCAGTGAACTCAACTGTCCCCATTGCTGCTGAGGTTTTCAAGAAAGCTGGAACTTATGATCCCAAGCGTCTTCTTGGAGTGACAACGCTCGATGTTGCAAGGGCCAACACCTTTGTGGTATGAAGCCTAATACTTAGCATCTCTTAAGAACCTGGAATACTTGTGTACTCTAGTAGTAGTAGGGTCGTTGTACTTCTCAATTGGTAATTTGCATTTCTGCTTCATATTACATATTGTAGGCCGAAGTGCTTGGAGTTGATCCAAGAGATGTCAATGTTCCTGTTGTTGGTGGGCATGCTGGGGTAACTATATTGCCTCTCCTCTCCCAGGTACTGATCATATTCTGATTTCATCACATGGGAATGTTAACATTGAAATATTATCTAGCTTCTATGACACTAGGTCCTGATTTAAAACCTGATTATCTGCAGGTCACACCTCCAAGCTCATTCACTCAGGATGAAATCAAATATTTGACAGACCGCATACAGAATGGTGGCACAGAAGTTGTGGAGGTACAATGCTATTTGACTTTACTGCCTGAAGTTGGGTCTAACCGAACCGGTATAACGAATATTGCTCTGCTCTAGTCTAAGCTCTTCATCTGATATTCTCTGTGCCAAAACAGAGATGAGCTTTACATGATCGATTTTTTTGTCCATCAAACATTTGGTGAACATGCATCTCTAACTGATACGTATTATGATGTATTATTTTCTCTGCATAAAGCTTACATAGTGATGTTGCTAGTGGAGAAATATATAGCACAAATCCATCTTTCAGTGCTGTCATGTATATATGATTTATGTCAATAAATTGATTGATTTCAGTTGAATGCACTTGTTTTATTTGCCGGGGGTCGTGACAGCAAGACTAAGTATTTGACCATGCTTGAGTTTTGAGGGCTAGCTGAGGTTGCAACATTGATAAACAATGAGATTCTTCTAGCTGAAGGCCTACGGCATACCCTTTTGCATGCCCTTATGCATTACACATTAGTTCTAACAATTTCGCAATATTTAATATGAGTTTGAGGAAAATATCACAAATGTAACAGAATGGCTTTAAACAACCACAATGAAACTGATGATGTCATCTCAAAATTGCATACCTGGAGTTGCATATCCTCATGCATTATGCATGTGTGAAACTGCCACAAGTCCATTTTGCCTGCTTCCTGAAGTAATTTCCAGTTAACTGAAAAAAATGTATGAGTACTGAATattgttttcattgatttcagGCAAAGGCTGGATCAGGTTCTGCGACTCTGTCAATGGTAGGTTATACTTATACATGATAGCTTACTTTAGGTAACCAAGTTTACTCTCTATACTAACAAAAGAAAAACCTCAGGCTTTTGCTGCTGCAAAATTCGCTGATGCATGCTTGCGAGCTATGCGGGGCGAAGCTGGCATTGTGGAATGCTCATATGTTGCATCCGAGGTATCCTCACACGAAATCTGTATATTTTGTCCATAACATACCATCCTAACATCGACCTTATCTTAGTTCACGGGGGGGCTGTACTTATTTCTGTTTTTGCATTTGGCATCAGGTTATAGAACTGCCGTTCTTTGCAACAAAAGTGAGGCTTGGCCGTGGTGGAGCCGAGGAGATCCTCCCTCTTGGACCTTTGAATGATTTTGAGAGGTACCCTTGCTATACACACTCAGTAGCTTAATAATGTGGTTCCATTGCGTCAAAATTGTTAGATGATGAATTCTCTCGATCTCCGAAATTCATTGGCCTAATGCTTCTTCGATCTCTGGGGAAACAGAGCTGGTCTGGAAGCGGCAAAGAAGGAACTGCGCGAGAGCATTCAGAAGGGCATCGCTTTCATGAGCAAGTGAAGTGATACGAAGGGATCGTCcctgagaaaaatactgttcagcTGATAAGCCGGCCATGGCTGATTTACTGTGAGAGAAAGCATCCGTTAAAGAGTGTTGTGATATAGTGCTCCTAATACCTGTAATACCACTTTTGTAAGACGAAAGTAAAGAAAAGGCTAATTACCCTTTAGCAACTGTAACCATTTCAGGGCATGGAATAAATCTTTCGTCTTCATTAGCATATAACAAAGGTGCTGCCACTAGTAGCTTCTTCACTAGCCCGTGGCATCTCGTTCCTGCGGGAAATGGTCGGGTCTCGCGTGTTCGCCGAGCCGAGGGACTCAGACTCAAGAGGCGCCGAGTTGGAGTGGTGGTACATTAGccatgtgtttggtttgaggaccaAGTGGTTGGGTTGTGTCTAACCGAGTTTTTAGGGATGGGTTGGACCGATTTCTTGTTTGGTTAGGGGTTAGTTTATGGGTTGAGAAGGGTTGAACCGCTGACACATGGAGCCCACATGTCATCGTCTGGGTCTTATTCTTCCTTCCCTCCTCTTTCTCCTGCTCTGCTCCACTCCCCGCACGTGCGTACGAGTATTGAGTATGGTCGCGATGAGTATTGAGTACGTGCCTACGTGCGGTGCCGATTGCAACCGGCCACGGATGAGTTCGTGGCTACGTGCCGACGGTGCCGTGCCTGTTGTGTGCTGTGCTGGACGGTGGGTGAGCCACGGCGCCGCAGGAACAACAGATTAGCAGTGGAGACTGGACAGTCGTGGTACGCGAACGCGACGACGATTGCCAGACCTAATAAAACCGATGTAAGTCAGGCCACTATGGGCTGTCGTAGAGGTGGTAGTGTATCCCGGCCCAACTGGTGGGCCGTTGTAGAGGTTGCTGTGTATCTCGGCCCAACCATAAAAAAAGCCATCCAGTATTCCAGTTCCAGAAATTCTGAACTCTCAAGCCTAATTTTGAATTCTCATCCAACTCGCAATTTTCACATGAACCGCTGTTGCGTCTCGCGTAAGATTCCAGATAGCGGGTATAGCATGGCTCTAGCTCTGCAATAGTGGACCTGTTCTCGTCCTGTCGGTCAGCCCCAGGCCAGAGAGCACATATGCTTTTGTTTGATTCACTAGACCAAATGAGCCAGGCTGTGTTGAGATTGTGTTTGTTTTACCTGTACCAGTGGATACGGCTACCTTGCATCCAGGAAGAGGTAGCGTTACCACCCATCCTACCCTTGCTCTTTACTCAGTCATTTCGTCGAACACATGCTAGGCCACCCCCACCGCGTCCTGCGTAGCCACGCCGCTTTGCACGCGCAGCCGCGGCTCCCTGCTCGCAGTcgcacaggcacaggcacagcGCAGCGAGCACCTCCATGAAGGCGGCGGCGGACTCGGCACTGGCGTTGACGGCGCGCGGCCAGACGCGGTGGCGAGCGTGCGGGAGGCAGCTCCCCCAGAACGACAGGCTCACCATCACGGTCCCCGGCGTCGCGCTCGCGCTCGCCACCGTGTCGTACCTCTGGGCCACGCCCGGCGTCGCGTCGGGGTTCTTCGACATGTTCGTCCTCGCCTTCGCCGAGCGTGACGTGGATGTGGCCACCATGTGCTGATTCCTCGAGCAGGATATGCCGGAAGCGGGGGCGGCATCGCGCAACGGAGAAGAAAAGGAGCGGTGGGTGAAACAGACGGACTCGGGAGGTGACTCGAAGCCGCACGCGAGCGCTCACGCCGGCCTGGCCACCGAGAAACAGACCTTTTCTTCGTTGCCTGGGagccatgagagagagagagggtcttTTGCAGCTGGCGAGCCGGGCTCGGTCATGGGCCAAATGAATCAAACAAGCGAGGTCGCAGCCCCGAAGCGCAGGGACAGCCCAGGGCTCCATATCAAACAGGCCCGGTATTTTCGCGGAGCCAGGAGCTATGACATTGGTGACATGTTCCGCAATCGTGTGTTAGGAAGTGTGTTAGTGAAGCTACGCCCGGAGAGCACGGTACAAGAAATCAGAGTCCCTGTTCATTCTTgcagtgggtgttctgcaacctCGTGGTGTGATAGTGGAGGTACAGCCTGAGAGCACGGTATGAGAAATCGGATAAGCCTTCTAGTTATTCTTAagtgtccaaactttattgcggatgaagttgttcaattcttcgtACATGACACTCACTCAATCCGGATCCTTGAGAGCTTTATCTATGCAagtaggctcaatgcaagaaataaaagagtgatgttcaataaatgaagtaaaCTTTTGAGAACGAATCATCACACCCCTTGAAAGACCCCCGATGATAAGGTCTTATGGGTGAGCTTGAAGTAGTGACGTGCTTCTTCTATCAACCACACGGGGAGGAAGTTGCGAAGCATCAACATCTTGCGCTTGTGCCACCATTTAATCTTAGGAAACATATGGATCTTCATTTGGTTGTCGTCTTCCATCTTTGTTATCATCTTATGGCACATTTAATGAAGAGGGCATATCAATCACTTGCACATCATCTTTATCTTCTTTGGGTTTGATGGATCCAACCAGCATGTTCTTTATAGCCTTatttaatggttcatcacctatattatcaagattctcatgtgctccttaggaaccgttagattcatcaaactccacatcatatgttttctTCTACCAAGCCAGTTGCATGGTTGAATACTCGATATACTTTGGACGTCAATGAATAACTAAGTAAGAAGCCAATATCATGACGTCTTTAAAATTTTCATAGGTGTTGCCATtttttatagatgtagcatttataACCAAACAACCAGAAAAAAAGAGATATCTAGCTTCTTTTCATTGAGTAATTCAAAGGGGTCTTCTCAAGCAACCGGTGAGGGAATAGACGGTAGGATACGTAGCAGCGTAGTTTTCTTCCGGAGTTGCTCATTTCGCTAGGAAAAGACTACTTCGGAGAGAAACGTATCCTGAAGATGACCCCAGCTGATGGCTTCGGTGTACTTAGGTTTCAAGCGGGATGCGTGTGTGCGAAACACTAGAAAACTCTGCTGTAGCTTGAGCGAATAAAGCTTCGTCACTTCTAGACTGAGAGTAAGACAAGAGACATGCATTCGTCACGGACACCGAGATCGCCCACCGGCCCGTCACCTGCGGCAGCCTCAAGGCCATCACCGAAGCAGAGCTGAACTACCCGTCCCTCGTCGTCAACCTGCTGTCCCAGCCCATCACAGTGAACCGCACGGTGACCAACGTGGGCAAGGCAAACTCCGTGCACACCGCCGTGGTGGACATGCTCAAGGACGTGTCGGTGATCGTGCAGCCCCCGATGCTCCGGTTCACGGAGCTGAAAGAGAAGCAGAGCTTCACGGTGTCGGTGCGATGGGCGGGGCAGCCCAACGTCGCCGGCGCCAAGGGAGAGTAGCACGGGAGCAGCGGCCCGGCAGCAGGCTCTTTACGTTGCTCGTGGTGTTCAGAACGCTAATTTTGCAACCATGGTAGTGGTACAGAGTATGTATGACGTCTCTAGGCTACGGCACATGCACGGCATGTTTGTATAGACTACGAAACTGAGGAGTGGAATTTCTCAGCTGCGATTTTTTTTTCTGTAAATAGCTGGATCCTTGGGATATGAAAATGCATTTTCCTAGTTCTTGCCAAGCTCTAGCAATGCAGTCCATTTTTAGGAGCTCTGTAAGATGCTGCCGTTCCATTTCTCAGCGCATCAAGTGCTAGCTTAGCTTCTACCGTAGCTAACTTGCAACATCATGAATGTCTACTGTTTTGGCCCAGTGGATTTGGGCGAGGCTTGGCGGCCAGAGCTCGCAGCGTAGGCGCAGAATGCGGGCAGCGCACAGGTGTGGCCCGGCCGGCTTGCCAACAGCGGGGAGGCACATATAGGCATGGTGCGAGTGAGGCCGGCAGCGAGGCGCGTGGGCCGTCGATAGCCGCACGACGCGCGCGTAGGCGCAGCGCGAGCGATGGCACTGGCACTGCATGCGTGGTGTTGCTGGAGGGCGGCGCGATGGCATGCAGATGCGGCGGCTGGTGCAAGGACGTGAGGGGTTAAAATCAAAAGTAAAAGACACCGTCAGCGCCACCGTGGCAATGCCGTGTCAGATAAATTGCTGATGTGGTCGATATggacatgtggtatattatttaacAAGTTTAGTTTGCTGAAAAGGTATTTTCATAGtttgtggatttaagtggcactCCTTAACAAGTTGAGGCACCGTCCATAAAGCTTGGCAGGAATTTGACAACCAATATTTCATGCTTCGACCGTTGAGTTTGCAGCCATGGTTCAACTAGGGCTACCTCTAGGCTCTAGTAAAGGTCACCAACATCATGTGACCAAGACAAATATTTATTCTCTATTCTGATTTCTGAATGTCTGGAATCTATTTCTATCTTCAGTTGCTAATCTATGAATAGATACGAAATGCTCATTATGGACATGATTATGTTGGCTGATTGAATTATTGTGAAGTAATGGATTTGTAGATGTGTACTTGTACAGCTCAGAATATGTATTTGAGTATCTATGttaaataaaattttcatagcttgACATATTTCCGTTCATAAATAATTAAACATTTTCATATTTTTTCAACAAAACCGCTAACGGAAAACGTGGACCACATATCCTGCTATATTTTTTTATAGCATTCAGAGGAGACAGTCCTAAACCATTTACCGTTCTATTTAAAACCCTTGGTCGTCTTGCGTGTAGCGCCTTCGTGTGTCTTCCTCGATGTACAATGGTATACACACTATACACTGCACATTTCCACTAAATATTTCCTTGTGATGTACTTCCTCCGTCCCTAGAACATCGTAATTCTAGTTTTAAATTTAGACaagcatttttttttaaattcaaagtTAGAATTGTACTCCATCTATTCTAAATTTAGACAAGCATTGGAAGAGCTCGTtgatacaacacagaagctgttGTTGTGCCAAACCGAACACCACAGTAATTAGGAAATAAGCACTAATTCAGCAGTATTTTTCAGCGCATGGAccgtattttcctctcacagcaTTTCAGCAAAaatatcagcataagccaaatttcagcgaaacgaacagggtgaTAGACCGGCGACCGAATGCAAAAGTATAGTAGAGGAGAAAAGTCGCGTCCATAAAAATTCCTCTCTCAGGCTATAATGTGAGCACTCCTAGAGCCCCTTTCGTTCTTCTTCTCTGGTACGTTTGCTGGAGGTAGGAAGGAGAGGGAGACCATCTCTCTTTTCCACGGTTTTTATACCCAGTTTGTTTAGGGTTTAGCCCAAATAAATCTACCGACAAAATCAGATGCTtttttgttaggatcttgttaCTTGCAATGACTTCGGTGATTGGTACGATGAGATCGCTTGCAGACATCGATTTCATTAGGCGGTCAATTTGTAGCCATAATTTGCAAAGAGGATAGTTACTCCAGGCCATCAATCTTATCGTTAATAGTCGCAAAGAGAAAATCAAGATTGTAGGTAATGAATTTGCATCCTATGCTGTAGCCAACGATGCAACTGTCGTCTTTCATCGATTCAGATACGTTTTGGACTAGTTCTGAAATGTTGGATCTTACGGCATGTCTAATGTTTAGGGGTTTATCATTGGATTTAGCATAAAAACTGCACTTTGTCTTTGGTGTTCAACAAGGTTGTGTTCATCTAGAGCATCAGCTGCATTGAAAAAGCCACTAGGGAAAAAGACGATGAAAAGAATCTAAATAGACTATTATACCTTATTTATTTAGAATTTTCATATGTAATTTAGGGATGTATTGTACCAAGTTTTAATGTAATAATTCCTCCTTCCATTAGGAAAAAGATATGTATTTGAGGGTTGTTGTAATAAAATTAAACATTTCCATGTTTCTCTTGAAAAAAGAGCTAACCAAAAATTGGCATCGCATATCCTGAACTTTTTGTAGCACCCAGAGGAGACTATCCTAAACCATGTACTCCCTTCatctcaaattataagttattctaactttcttagagagtcaaagcatctcaaatcTAACTaagtttatataataaaataataacatctaCTATACCAAATAAGTACCTTcggattcttcattaattatatttttatagtatacctattcaATGTTATAAATCTTTAAATTTTTCCTATAATTATGATCAAACTTGAAATGTTTTTACTTTGTAGCAAagttaaaataatttataatttgaaacggagggagcaGTACCTTTCTATTTAAAGCCTCGCCCGCCTTGCGTGTAGCGCCTTGGTGTGTTTTCCTCGGTGTACAAGGCACTACTACAGATTTGATATCttgtcccggttgggaactggttttagtcccggtttcccaaccgggactagcgaTCCGAGActaataatgcctcccaccgctgcgctcTCTGAGATTCGAACctaagacctcatgcactgcctcgcgcggaGCTTACCACCCCCACCTACACTATACGTTTCCACTATACACTATACACTACACGTTTCCACTAAACATTTCCATGTGAGTACGTTGATACAATACATAAGCTAATGTGTCCTGTCCCAAACCGAACCCCACAGGATTAAAAGCTCAGACCGGCTGGCGATCGAACGCAAAAGTAGAGGAGAAAAGTCGCGTCTCGCGTCCATAAACTCTCAGGCAGTCAGACTATAATGGGCATGGCAGGCAGCACTCCAACGTACTTTCAAAAGATTACACGCCTGCCTACTTGAATAATCCTTTGTGTGCTGAAGAGTGAAGAAGAGCCATCCATCGCCCAATAGACCAGTCCCTTACAGCACGGCCGTCTGCCGTCCCCATGCCGTGCCACTTGCATGCTGTCGCTGCCATGCATAGCAAGGCAGATCCATATCCATATGGTCCCTGCCGGGAGCGGGGAAGGCTTGTTCAGCTCAACTGCTTGCACTCACGCCGCATCC harbors:
- the LOC136517193 gene encoding malate dehydrogenase, glyoxysomal-like, with the translated sequence MQPDSSAPSHRLARVAAHLNPQRPQMEEGAGASALRPAVCRAKGGAPGFKAAILGAAGGIGQPLSLLMKMNPLLSVLHLYDVVNTPGVTADISHMDTSAVVRGFLGAQQLDAALTGMDLVIIPAGLPRKPGMTRDDLFNKNAGIVRTLCEGIARCCPYAIVNLISNPVNSTVPIAAEVFKKAGTYDPKRLLGVTTLDVARANTFVAEVLGVDPRDVNVPVVGGHAGVTILPLLSQVTPPSSFTQDEIKYLTDRIQNGGTEVVEAKAGSGSATLSMAFAAAKFADACLRAMRGEAGIVECSYVASEVIELPFFATKVRLGRGGAEEILPLGPLNDFERAGLEAAKKELRESIQKGIAFMSK